The genomic stretch GACGTCCTCGGGGCGCGCGACGAGTCCGGTCTCCTCGGCGAGTTCACGGATGGCGGCCGTCTCGATCGACTCGCCCGCGGAGCCCACGGCATCCACCTTGCCGCCAGGCAACTCGAAAGTGCCCCGGCGGTGTTGTCCCATCAGCACGTGGCCGTTCGGGTTGGTGACGATGATGCCTACGCCCAGGGCTGCCTGGGCGAGGGGCGGGCGATGGCTGCGCTCCTGTGCCGCGACGCGGGGTGAGTCAGGGCGCTGATGGCGCCGGGCCTGGATGAGCTGGACCACCACCGGGTTGTTGGGGCCCGGGGCGTGCAGGAGGTCGATGGACTCCACGGCGAAGCCGTGCTCGGCCAGCAGCCGTTCCCAGACGTCGGGGGCGAGAACCCACATCTGCACCGGGATCGGGGCGGTCTTCGCCAGCAGCACCTCCCCGTGGCGGGCGGCGACCGTGGTGGTGGAGGGGCCCAGCCCTGTGAGGTCGGTGTGCAAGGCGGAGAAGACCAGTCGTCCGTGCGGCCGGATCCCGTCCCGCAGAGCGGGCAGCAGCCGGTACGGGTCGATGTAGGACAGGCCGTGCACGGAGTAGACGAGGTCGTAGGGCTCGGCGTCGCGCAGGTGCGCCGTAGCGTCACCGAGCAGGAACCGCACACCCGACAGTGAGGCGAACCGGCCCTGGGCACGCTGCTGCTGGGTGGCGGAGAAGTCGATGGCGTCGACGAAGGCCGCGTGGTCGCGGGCGAGATGAGCCGCGTGGATGCCGGTGCCGGAGCCGATGTCCAGCAGACGGTAACCGGCGACGTCGCCGAGGACACCCGTGCCGGGACCAGTACGCCAAAAGCCCCAGTCGATCTCGGTGACTTCCGGGGGCTGATAGCCGCGGTCGAGCTGTCGGCGCCCGTACTCAAGCCAGGCATCCGCATTCATCGCTTCCGGCGTTGTGGCATCGGATGTGGTCACGCTGCCTCCTTCTGGAGTCGGTGCAGGGTGCGGTGGCCGCGTTCGACGAGTTCCGGGTCGCCGTGGGCGGCGCCGTACTGGATTCCGCTGAGCGCGTCGAGCGCGGACAGGCCCCGCATAGCCTGGGCTTCATCGGGCGACGGCTGGCGGCCGTAGCCGTCGAAGAAGGCTGCTTGCCGGGCAGGCGCGTTCGCCCAGGTGCCGGCGATCCGGATGAAATCACGGACGAGGGGGCCGACTTCGGACCGCTCATAGTCGAAAAGGGCCAGCACCATGCTGTCGAGCAACATGTTGCGCAGTTGGACGTCGCCGTGAAGCGGGCCATGGGGGATGGGGGGCAGGGTGGTCAGGCGCTGGGCGAGATGGCGGATCAGCTCCTCCTCCCCGTCCTCAAGGAGCCCGTCGGCCGCGGCCAGGTGGCGTTCCAGTTTTGCCAGCCCGCCCACGGCCTGCGCCATCATGGGTGGCTCGCAGGAGTGGAAGAGGCGCAACAGCTGTCCGAGCTGGCGATAAACCGCCTCCCAGACCGGTTCGCTCAGTTCGGCGCCGTGCAGTAGCTGGCCCGGGCACGCGGTGACGAGGGCGGCGAGCTGGGCGGGGTCGGCGGCTACCAGTTTGGGCGCGTGGTCGGGACCGAGTACGGGGACCCAGTTGCGGTAGGCCCCCACCTCGCGTTGGTGGAACTTGCTGTTCTGGTGCACCTTGAGGAACCAGCTGCCGCCGCCGCGGTCGGTCAGCCTCCAGACGCGGGAGCTTTCTCGTGCCCAGGACGCGTCCGTGGCGCTGGCCAGCGGGCCGATGGCCTGCTCGGCGAAGTCGGCGAGCTGATCACCGAGCCCGGCACGCGCATTCGGCGCCCGGGCCGGCAGCGGACGCAGA from Streptomyces davaonensis JCM 4913 encodes the following:
- a CDS encoding bifunctional class I SAM-dependent methyltransferase/NUDIX hydrolase; this translates as MTTSDATTPEAMNADAWLEYGRRQLDRGYQPPEVTEIDWGFWRTGPGTGVLGDVAGYRLLDIGSGTGIHAAHLARDHAAFVDAIDFSATQQQRAQGRFASLSGVRFLLGDATAHLRDAEPYDLVYSVHGLSYIDPYRLLPALRDGIRPHGRLVFSALHTDLTGLGPSTTTVAARHGEVLLAKTAPIPVQMWVLAPDVWERLLAEHGFAVESIDLLHAPGPNNPVVVQLIQARRHQRPDSPRVAAQERSHRPPLAQAALGVGIIVTNPNGHVLMGQHRRGTFELPGGKVDAVGSAGESIETAAIRELAEETGLVARPEDVRVLALLLDARHSLNRLTAAVLIRRFEGTPTAREPDVVAEWQWHRLDALPGPLFVPSAQVLSCWRPDLPIDHPPVHRYPVRDHPSASAAH
- a CDS encoding phosphotransferase, producing MNEPYTPNHPGHEPGSPAGALHAHASAGKELSARRHREPVDVHLLLRRGNEVLLSRRAGDTYASGLLHMPSGHLDGDFEDVVTGLIRETEEELGIIIHAEHVRFALVMQHRSPGGENRTGWFFEVTQWFGVPRIAEPHRCSELGWFPINEPPEDMVAYCRAGLEAYRDGHAAALHLQEPDDPIAYDPARPVRLRPLPARAPNARAGLGDQLADFAEQAIGPLASATDASWARESSRVWRLTDRGGGSWFLKVHQNSKFHQREVGAYRNWVPVLGPDHAPKLVAADPAQLAALVTACPGQLLHGAELSEPVWEAVYRQLGQLLRLFHSCEPPMMAQAVGGLAKLERHLAAADGLLEDGEEELIRHLAQRLTTLPPIPHGPLHGDVQLRNMLLDSMVLALFDYERSEVGPLVRDFIRIAGTWANAPARQAAFFDGYGRQPSPDEAQAMRGLSALDALSGIQYGAAHGDPELVERGHRTLHRLQKEAA